Proteins found in one Fulvitalea axinellae genomic segment:
- a CDS encoding LacI family DNA-binding transcriptional regulator has translation MKRYSSINDLAKDLKLSASTVSRALSDHYSISDKTKKRVREYAKKVGYQPNLNASNLIHRRTNIIGLIVPGITSYFFATILKGILSVLDKENYRLIIMETGDSLEKEIESVRFLTSVRAEGILFSPTSKTDTYEHFEPLVRNRIPFVNFDRGLKDLPCSSVLCDGELGAMKATQHLIDVGCKRIAHITGPENLMNASNRLKGYKKALRKNGLKIDEKLIIKGAFNLERGMGAVRQLFSFDPLPDGILAANDGIALACLSEIRKRNLKAPEDIAVAGFDNEAYSAHFTPPLTSVDNRIFDMGKTAADLCVKQIQSDKPVEPETVILEPELVVRESSRKGRVLHYV, from the coding sequence GTGAAGAGGTATAGCAGCATCAACGATTTGGCCAAAGACCTGAAGCTATCGGCGTCTACGGTATCCAGGGCGCTCAGCGACCATTATTCCATTTCGGACAAGACCAAGAAACGTGTTCGGGAATACGCCAAAAAGGTTGGTTACCAACCGAATCTCAACGCCTCAAACCTTATCCACCGGCGAACGAACATTATTGGACTTATAGTGCCGGGGATCACGAGCTATTTTTTCGCCACTATCCTAAAGGGTATTCTCAGTGTGTTGGACAAGGAAAATTACCGTCTCATTATTATGGAAACCGGCGACAGTCTGGAAAAGGAAATCGAGAGCGTCCGTTTCCTCACTTCTGTTCGTGCCGAAGGCATTCTTTTCTCGCCCACCTCAAAAACCGATACCTACGAACACTTCGAACCGCTGGTGCGCAACAGGATCCCTTTCGTGAATTTTGACCGCGGATTGAAAGATCTCCCTTGCTCCAGTGTGCTTTGCGACGGTGAGCTTGGAGCGATGAAAGCCACCCAGCACCTGATTGACGTAGGGTGTAAGCGCATTGCGCATATCACTGGTCCCGAAAACTTGATGAACGCCTCCAACCGGCTGAAAGGGTATAAGAAAGCCTTGCGGAAAAACGGGCTGAAGATAGACGAGAAGTTGATCATCAAAGGGGCTTTTAACCTTGAGCGAGGTATGGGAGCCGTACGCCAGCTTTTTTCCTTCGATCCGCTTCCTGACGGTATTCTGGCCGCTAACGACGGAATAGCGTTGGCCTGTCTTTCGGAAATTAGGAAAAGGAATCTCAAGGCTCCGGAAGATATCGCCGTGGCTGGTTTCGATAACGAGGCTTACAGTGCGCACTTTACGCCTCCGCTGACCAGTGTGGACAACAGGATCTTCGATATGGGAAAAACCGCGGCTGATTTGTGCGTAAAACAAATCCAGTCCGACAAACCCGTGGAGCCCGAAACCGTGATTCTAGAACCGGAATTGGTGGTGCGGGAAAGTTCAAGAAAAGGCAGGGTATTGCATTACGTTTAG
- a CDS encoding thioredoxin family protein, protein MKTKTIHLFLLFMLATVSATWAQGYEIGDKIDDFDLQNVDNRNVSLNSYKGAKGFILVFTCNQCPYSVAYEDRIEALHKKYKPKGFPVVAVNPNTPASDRENLASMKKRHKKKGFTFAYLADQNQEIYAEFGATRTPHVYVLEKRPDGLYVAYIGAIDDNYRSANVAKKHYVQNAVEALLKGERPHVQQTKAIGCTIKKKRI, encoded by the coding sequence ATGAAAACTAAAACTATTCATCTTTTTTTACTCTTTATGTTAGCCACGGTGTCCGCCACATGGGCCCAAGGTTATGAAATCGGCGACAAGATTGATGATTTTGATCTACAGAACGTGGATAACAGAAACGTAAGCCTAAACAGTTACAAAGGAGCGAAGGGCTTTATCCTCGTGTTTACCTGCAATCAGTGCCCTTACTCGGTGGCTTACGAAGACCGGATAGAGGCTTTGCACAAGAAGTATAAGCCGAAAGGCTTTCCGGTAGTGGCTGTTAATCCGAACACGCCGGCTTCGGATCGCGAGAACTTGGCGAGCATGAAAAAGCGCCATAAGAAAAAGGGGTTCACCTTCGCTTATCTGGCGGACCAGAATCAGGAAATCTACGCTGAGTTTGGCGCCACCCGGACGCCTCACGTTTATGTGTTGGAGAAAAGGCCGGACGGTCTTTATGTCGCATATATCGGAGCTATAGACGATAACTACCGAAGCGCCAACGTAGCTAAAAAACATTATGTGCAAAACGCCGTGGAGGCTTTGCTGAAAGGCGAGCGTCCGCATGTACAGCAGACGAAAGCGATTGGCTGCACAATCAAGAAGAAACGTATATAA
- a CDS encoding TlpA disulfide reductase family protein: MRLKFNENKAMYTALSLILVVSACSRLLVANVEKPQVVDFEKLSQQWQTDDDSVRMFHFWATWCGPCVEELPIYLRLPDSLRNEKFSMVLVSMDFPDRIDKDLVPFLKKRKIGGKVLVLDDPDANTWINSVDTTWSGALPATLVVKNGKKSFIEGPANQKTINDLLHPYFSEP; the protein is encoded by the coding sequence ATGCGTCTGAAATTCAACGAAAACAAAGCCATGTATACGGCACTGTCACTGATATTGGTGGTGTCCGCTTGCTCCCGCCTTCTTGTCGCGAACGTCGAAAAACCGCAGGTTGTGGATTTCGAAAAGTTGAGCCAACAATGGCAAACTGACGACGACAGCGTGAGGATGTTCCATTTTTGGGCTACTTGGTGCGGACCGTGCGTGGAAGAATTGCCGATTTACTTACGTCTGCCCGACAGTCTGCGGAATGAGAAGTTCAGTATGGTCTTGGTCAGTATGGATTTTCCCGACAGGATAGACAAAGACTTGGTTCCGTTCCTCAAAAAAAGGAAAATAGGCGGAAAGGTCTTGGTACTGGACGACCCCGACGCCAACACTTGGATCAACAGCGTGGACACGACATGGAGCGGTGCTTTGCCCGCCACTTTGGTCGTGAAAAATGGCAAGAAATCATTTATAGAAGGCCCCGCTAACCAAAAAACGATAAACGATCTGCTTCACCCTTATTTCTCCGAGCCATGA